A DNA window from Paenibacillus sp. HWE-109 contains the following coding sequences:
- a CDS encoding phage adaptor protein → MTLQEILNEILEKYPHPLSQDNIIGKINTLLKEFFRTIYKPIVTTSYDLLADNPYYPITYSPSKVIDIVVNGIEYDSLNIKGKASTNWYWFTDDNCIAVYPTPTEDVAGGLVVFRYKEPMVLSSSNLGAIPDFDHDFHMLIVYRICKQLAENYNEYDIANGFVTQIDSLMDDFNKGKQEPDYRQVQDVYGGCMLL, encoded by the coding sequence GTGACATTGCAAGAGATTTTAAACGAAATATTAGAGAAGTACCCCCATCCATTATCTCAAGATAACATTATTGGCAAGATTAACACGTTGCTAAAAGAGTTTTTTCGTACTATTTACAAACCGATAGTTACAACTTCTTATGATCTCCTTGCAGATAACCCCTATTACCCGATTACATACTCACCTTCAAAAGTGATTGATATAGTAGTTAATGGCATTGAATATGACTCACTTAACATAAAAGGTAAAGCATCCACCAACTGGTACTGGTTTACGGATGACAATTGTATTGCGGTTTATCCAACTCCTACCGAGGATGTTGCAGGTGGTTTGGTTGTATTCAGATATAAGGAACCAATGGTATTGAGTTCATCAAATCTAGGTGCAATACCTGACTTTGACCATGATTTTCACATGCTCATCGTTTATCGAATCTGCAAACAACTCGCAGAAAATTACAATGAATACGATATCGCCAATGGCTTTGTAACTCAAATCGATAGTCTAATGGACGATTTTAATAAAGGTAAGCAGGAACCAGATTACAGACAAGTTCAAGATGTATACGGGGGGTGTATGTTACTGTGA
- a CDS encoding peptidoglycan recognition protein family protein, which produces MSLRNLQITSAITSNLGNVVYQDITDSLPKNPKNTWAQLAGVRALEELTTIVLHHDAYPKKNTINYSDIQLMTKIATDHINNKAYDVTGEGGIPYHIFIRNGRIYQLNDLQDRTYGVASNNGYTVHIVVSGDYFNYDVLTDADRNALYAAILMVIDVLPKYKEIKAHKELNATDCPGYDHIKVRSDIKNIQMKIQRDNTVAAKRERGFSVANQAAYMYDKSKQDDGDGAWAQHWLDEVYGIMKDKGLL; this is translated from the coding sequence ATGTCACTACGGAATCTACAAATTACATCAGCAATAACAAGTAACCTAGGAAATGTTGTTTACCAGGACATCACGGATTCGCTACCTAAAAACCCAAAGAACACATGGGCGCAGCTGGCAGGGGTTCGAGCACTCGAGGAACTGACTACAATCGTCCTGCATCATGACGCCTACCCAAAGAAAAACACCATAAATTATTCAGACATCCAGCTTATGACTAAGATCGCAACCGATCACATCAATAATAAGGCCTACGATGTCACAGGAGAGGGAGGAATACCTTACCATATCTTTATACGGAACGGTCGCATATATCAGTTGAATGATCTCCAAGACCGCACATATGGGGTGGCGAGCAACAATGGTTATACCGTTCACATTGTCGTATCAGGTGATTACTTCAACTACGATGTATTGACAGATGCAGACCGCAACGCTCTGTATGCGGCCATCCTGATGGTTATTGATGTGTTGCCGAAGTACAAGGAAATCAAAGCTCACAAAGAGTTGAATGCTACCGACTGCCCGGGCTATGATCACATAAAGGTACGATCGGATATCAAGAACATCCAGATGAAGATTCAGCGAGACAACACTGTTGCTGCTAAGCGTGAACGCGGTTTTTCCGTAGCTAATCAAGCAGCTTATATGTACGATAAGTCGAAACAAGATGACGGAGACGGAGCATGGGCGCAACATTGGCTTGATGAGGTGTATGGGATCATGAAAGATAAAGGATTATTATAG
- a CDS encoding DUF1878 domain-containing protein → MDNQELEERLNFIEYRQELLFEDSRTSRIYFEYKITREQSGKIADLFDEYRNLIESKEKVTHHGLETKMYNIVPQLEHNYHFVESVAQAFYESGSWEEVFETLYGSMPKYQHYMSSKN, encoded by the coding sequence TTGGATAATCAAGAACTAGAGGAAAGATTGAATTTTATAGAATATAGACAAGAATTGTTATTTGAAGATAGCCGTACTAGTCGTATTTATTTCGAGTACAAAATCACTCGAGAACAAAGTGGTAAAATTGCTGATTTGTTTGATGAGTACAGAAATTTGATTGAGAGTAAAGAAAAAGTAACCCATCATGGACTTGAGACAAAAATGTACAATATAGTTCCGCAGCTTGAACATAATTACCATTTTGTTGAGAGTGTAGCACAAGCTTTTTATGAAAGTGGAAGTTGGGAAGAAGTGTTTGAAACTTTATACGGCAGCATGCCGAAGTATCAACATTATATGTCAAGCAAAAACTAG
- a CDS encoding N4-gp56 family major capsid protein yields MATNVQGYNTGSGVNQLSAENATFYQTAMLDRLTPELFFMNYGDKKNIPKRKGATANWRRLNNLAVSTTAITEGVTPDGVDLSITPVNATVQVYGNWTKIGEFIDLVGLDPLMTETAELMGENAGQSMDIIVRDIITAGTNVTYANSKASRVTVAAGDKITAADILKLRRTMKKNKVKPIKLPDGSMGYLMFVSPDVALDLMQMQEWKDQNTYVNTDNRKNGELGKLYGVYFLEAVNVSIDPTGGAASIPVHLNLMIGAGAYGVPDVEGSSKPEIIVHTAGSSGVADPLNQFNTVAWKSVFTSVILQQLAIIRYECAVST; encoded by the coding sequence ATGGCTACAAACGTACAGGGATATAACACAGGGTCTGGTGTCAATCAGTTATCCGCAGAGAACGCAACATTTTATCAAACGGCTATGCTTGACAGGCTTACTCCTGAGCTGTTTTTCATGAACTATGGGGACAAGAAAAATATTCCGAAACGTAAGGGCGCTACAGCGAACTGGAGACGTTTGAACAACCTTGCTGTATCGACGACTGCTATCACAGAGGGTGTTACACCTGATGGTGTAGATTTGTCGATTACACCAGTAAATGCTACAGTTCAGGTGTATGGTAACTGGACTAAAATCGGGGAGTTTATTGATCTGGTAGGACTTGATCCGCTTATGACTGAAACGGCTGAATTAATGGGTGAAAATGCTGGGCAATCGATGGATATTATTGTTCGAGATATCATCACAGCCGGAACAAACGTTACTTATGCAAACAGTAAAGCTTCTCGTGTAACAGTAGCAGCAGGAGACAAAATTACCGCTGCTGATATTCTTAAACTACGCCGCACAATGAAAAAGAACAAGGTTAAGCCTATTAAGCTACCTGACGGTTCTATGGGTTACTTGATGTTTGTATCACCTGACGTTGCGTTGGATTTGATGCAAATGCAGGAGTGGAAAGACCAGAACACATATGTAAACACGGATAACCGTAAAAATGGTGAGCTTGGTAAACTGTACGGTGTATACTTCCTCGAGGCTGTAAACGTGTCGATTGACCCTACGGGTGGAGCTGCTAGTATTCCTGTTCACCTTAACTTGATGATCGGCGCTGGAGCATACGGTGTGCCTGACGTAGAGGGATCAAGCAAGCCTGAAATCATCGTTCACACAGCTGGAAGTTCAGGTGTAGCAGATCCGCTTAACCAATTCAATACTGTGGCATGGAAGTCTGTTTTCACATCGGTTATTCTCCAACAACTAGCTATCATTCGTTATGAGTGCGCAGTATCAACCTAA
- a CDS encoding glycosyl hydrolase family 28-related protein, producing the protein MTQQATELIASQVGSAINNQRTWGSIIYNVKDPQYGAKGDGVKDDTPRITSAITAAAISGGVVVFPPGTYLTGSFSIPSNVTVWIQNGAKLSIKSGATVTINGPIDAGIYQIFSGLGTVSGVPRIPYAIPQWFGAKGDNTQDDGPAINAALNFHDNVFLPCLSYGTTKYAVTTITLNNYKRIFALPGTLVFVIPADNTTFNIIGSYVSIENLYILGTNTTSEAKPIFRFNTTAGNIRKVRITNVEAVDACAVFRDDNHPTNIVVDCYVDDVKITLPRGVPIKLYDFYAFNHFHKTIVDFTANLTVPTFEAFHFENGQGLYMSRCDAFGYGPGTGNAASHGFVFINFQAVWLDRLDADTVGGYGFYFSGCQFIEADQLIASLCGIGGYYLFGCNDYHMDNIYAGGRVGLPWAPAAAHGISIIQCGVGARITNLTLKSNTGDGLNVSNTATGLFSNIVTNNNSGYGINETGTSNFNLFTNAFSFSNTVASGKLVGSSSNITNWKPNSGAYTANSAGPITV; encoded by the coding sequence GTGACTCAGCAAGCAACAGAATTAATAGCCTCTCAAGTTGGATCGGCAATCAATAATCAGCGTACATGGGGATCAATTATTTACAATGTGAAAGATCCACAGTATGGCGCAAAAGGGGATGGAGTAAAGGATGATACACCTAGAATAACGTCAGCCATTACTGCTGCTGCAATATCAGGTGGTGTTGTCGTGTTTCCTCCAGGGACATACCTCACAGGAAGTTTTTCCATTCCGTCAAATGTTACTGTATGGATACAAAACGGAGCTAAACTTAGCATTAAAAGCGGGGCGACAGTAACTATAAACGGCCCCATCGATGCAGGTATCTACCAAATCTTTAGTGGTTTAGGAACGGTCAGCGGCGTGCCTCGCATTCCATATGCTATCCCTCAATGGTTCGGTGCCAAAGGGGATAATACACAAGACGATGGTCCTGCAATCAATGCGGCACTAAATTTTCATGATAACGTATTTCTGCCTTGTTTGAGTTATGGAACAACCAAGTATGCTGTAACTACAATTACTCTCAATAACTACAAGAGAATATTCGCGCTACCTGGCACACTTGTATTTGTAATCCCAGCAGACAACACCACATTCAACATTATTGGCTCTTATGTGAGCATCGAAAACCTATATATTCTAGGAACGAACACCACGTCCGAAGCAAAACCAATATTTCGATTTAACACAACTGCAGGAAATATTCGAAAGGTACGTATTACAAATGTCGAAGCGGTCGATGCGTGTGCAGTATTTCGGGACGATAACCATCCAACAAATATTGTAGTAGATTGTTATGTGGATGACGTGAAGATAACGCTGCCACGAGGCGTTCCCATTAAGTTGTATGATTTTTACGCCTTTAATCATTTTCATAAAACGATTGTCGATTTTACCGCTAATCTTACAGTACCAACGTTTGAGGCATTTCATTTTGAAAACGGCCAGGGTTTATATATGTCACGGTGTGACGCATTCGGTTATGGACCAGGTACAGGCAATGCGGCTTCTCATGGTTTCGTGTTCATTAACTTCCAAGCCGTTTGGTTAGATCGATTAGATGCTGATACAGTAGGAGGATATGGTTTTTATTTTTCAGGATGTCAATTTATCGAAGCTGATCAATTAATTGCATCTCTTTGTGGCATAGGTGGGTATTATCTATTTGGTTGTAATGATTATCACATGGATAACATCTACGCAGGTGGACGAGTAGGATTACCGTGGGCACCAGCTGCAGCACATGGAATATCCATCATTCAATGCGGTGTAGGGGCTAGGATTACCAACCTAACTCTAAAATCCAACACTGGTGATGGCTTGAATGTAAGCAATACCGCGACCGGATTGTTTTCCAATATCGTTACCAACAACAACAGTGGGTACGGAATTAACGAGACAGGCACATCAAACTTTAACTTATTTACAAACGCATTTTCATTTAGCAACACTGTAGCATCAGGTAAATTGGTGGGCTCGTCATCAAACATCACGAACTGGAAGCCTAATAGTGGTGCGTATACTGCAAATTCAGCAGGACCGATAACGGTATAA
- a CDS encoding HNH endonuclease, translating to MKNKYEIRGDVTVIFITFKGEVHDCLIDTKDYELVDSFPNSWRITSNGGTGMYVNGIIKSKGKGKMVLLHRLILTAPKGYHVDHINHKTLDNRKSNLRLATPSENAQNINKPRSHNRSGELNVYWYKPRSRWRARIYVNGKEKHLGSFTDINDAKSAVEHARNNHLPFSEESKLNDTTKPIVTRTNNSSGYPGVYWHKNYGKWSAAAKIKGKQKHLGYFEEIIDAANAVKRYKQEHSL from the coding sequence ATGAAAAATAAGTATGAGATCCGCGGAGATGTGACTGTTATTTTCATTACTTTTAAAGGTGAGGTTCATGATTGCTTGATCGATACAAAAGATTATGAACTAGTTGACTCCTTTCCGAATAGTTGGAGAATTACTAGTAATGGCGGAACTGGGATGTATGTCAATGGAATCATTAAAAGCAAAGGTAAAGGTAAAATGGTTTTGCTACACAGACTAATTTTAACGGCCCCTAAAGGTTACCATGTCGATCATATTAACCACAAAACGCTTGATAATCGAAAGTCCAATTTAAGATTAGCTACACCGTCTGAAAATGCCCAAAACATAAATAAGCCAAGATCTCATAACAGGTCAGGTGAATTAAATGTATATTGGTATAAACCTAGGAGTAGATGGAGAGCCAGGATATATGTAAACGGTAAAGAAAAACATCTTGGTTCATTCACGGATATTAATGACGCCAAATCTGCTGTGGAACATGCAAGAAATAATCATTTACCATTTTCAGAGGAATCCAAATTAAATGATACCACTAAGCCAATTGTTACAAGAACTAATAACTCAAGTGGTTATCCAGGAGTATATTGGCATAAAAATTACGGTAAGTGGTCTGCTGCTGCTAAAATAAAAGGAAAACAAAAGCACTTAGGTTACTTTGAAGAAATTATCGATGCTGCAAACGCTGTGAAAAGGTATAAACAAGAACACTCTCTATGA
- a CDS encoding helix-turn-helix domain-containing protein codes for MKIEDLPEVLEVADIKTFLGISKTAAYELVNSKAFHVVKIGRTYKIPKKAFAEWFEGKRD; via the coding sequence TTGAAAATTGAAGATCTTCCTGAGGTTTTAGAAGTAGCCGATATTAAAACGTTCCTTGGTATTAGTAAAACAGCAGCTTACGAGTTAGTGAACTCAAAAGCGTTTCATGTAGTCAAAATAGGTCGCACTTATAAAATACCAAAGAAGGCATTCGCGGAATGGTTCGAGGGGAAAAGGGACTGA
- a CDS encoding copper amine oxidase N-terminal domain-containing protein, whose amino-acid sequence MKKFILGILVGVSITAAGSAYADDIVSIVGQKIDGSFPIKISGKQLDTPAAVIQGTSYLPVRVIGEALNMDVTFNADLGIELKEKGAVKVPENTPQPTVTPTKSSNDIQMEIDDLNRKINISKASLSYAEKDLKEFPTDENQKTIDALKKQISSYEAEITALQNK is encoded by the coding sequence ATGAAAAAATTTATTTTAGGAATACTTGTAGGAGTTTCAATAACTGCGGCAGGATCAGCATATGCAGATGATATTGTTAGTATTGTAGGTCAAAAAATTGATGGAAGCTTTCCAATAAAGATCTCAGGAAAACAACTTGATACGCCTGCTGCTGTAATTCAAGGCACATCGTACCTACCCGTTCGAGTAATAGGCGAGGCTCTAAACATGGATGTTACATTCAATGCTGACCTTGGAATTGAACTGAAAGAGAAGGGAGCTGTCAAAGTGCCTGAGAATACACCACAGCCAACTGTAACTCCAACAAAATCGAGTAATGACATTCAGATGGAAATCGATGATTTAAATAGAAAAATCAATATTTCTAAAGCTTCATTGTCTTATGCTGAAAAAGACTTGAAAGAATTCCCCACTGATGAAAATCAAAAAACTATCGATGCTTTAAAAAAGCAAATATCCAGCTACGAAGCTGAGATTACTGCTTTGCAAAATAAATAA
- a CDS encoding AAA family ATPase — translation MPKHPRTLRVSDELYGRESELAVLQEAFQWASLGATELVMISGQPGVGKSALVQNAFKPAVIGRCYFASGKFDQYKTGGPYEPIIKCFQSVIRQLLTEPEPLLQKWIERVKEAVGPNGAVITDVIPEAKLLLGQLPPRENVPSLESWNRFEWVFRRFVQVFTSRDYPLVLFLDDVQWADEGSLRLLHALIVDPESQHLLVIASYRNQERNGRLNVLEKWLQGEHPGYSVRQLSLMPLDLVHIQTMVSDLLQCDPDECFQAAHTLYVKSVGNPFYLKQLLQAAYDEQCLQLSPLSGCWEWNMQALSQFPEIDGQLDYLVERINKIPFQTRELLKIGACLGSKFNIRILHAVSGHIEDELAPILSFAVQEGLLSLIEEPGAISQYQFTHDRIQQAVYSLLNSPQRMEIHLLAGQFLLEFDMSKEKDQALFEIVNHFNQALDLLSAEDREMTARLNEQAGRKAMQSSAYSAALQHFETGIACLTDDFWERHFEFTFQLYLKCAECDYLCAHYEQAEARLNDMLKRARTWTERAQVYIIKIEQYSNTGKYSQAIELGLQALREVGIRISERPHKLVIVKEMLLTKRLLDKRMSELLSLSEIDNLQIKVMMELLVSLVAPTFFSNREVFAIIASKFIRLAYKYGSSPVAPSLYTSYGMLLGTVLGEYQMAYQLGKIALDLAEQSAIASVRCKVHVMFYGVISPWVRYDRDDEAKLEQAAKLGLEAGDYVYASYAVGSLINLSYVRNSMNQILHVNRKNLQVIEHTKEDLVFKNILVYMDMAKKLRSPHEDVFSLTDGRTSESDFLDDVMKDESRAVTLYQIYTYKAQIYYLFERYREAVSFAEQANPYELLSVHAPHLSEHHWYEALSIIAAWDDLPAGEKAACSKRLKRRYRQFKAWDRMAPENFRHKFLLLQAEFARFKGSEKDIIELYDRSILFARERNYFQYQAVACEQAAKYHLQKGRERVAIGYLKEAYEAYGLWGAESKRSKMKRQYPKWLDEPPFGHPQEAALKTVDASLVSLQTDKSEEVQFGAVEIDFTAIVKASTSISQGVDLQNILKQLMAIILETSETEKGCLVVNRNGDLRVETVFAANGESRSQSKSLVESGEVPVSFIQYTSRLEKPVQLMDAAQDDLFRSDPYIALNRCKTVCCLPLYSQEQLSGVLYVEDNRDHRLFSDERLETLRILASQALFIWKLSDSFGDASVSTTQRATNPEEHAMDSLTDRELEVLNLMASGMTNKEIAFQLGVTAGTVKVHIHNIFSKLNVNRRTKAIAEAKKKKILE, via the coding sequence GTGCCAAAGCATCCCAGAACCCTCCGGGTATCCGATGAATTGTATGGCAGAGAGTCCGAGCTGGCCGTTCTGCAAGAAGCATTTCAGTGGGCTTCTCTCGGAGCAACGGAATTGGTCATGATATCCGGCCAACCCGGTGTAGGAAAATCGGCTCTCGTCCAGAATGCCTTCAAACCAGCCGTGATTGGCAGATGCTATTTTGCCTCCGGAAAATTCGATCAATACAAGACAGGCGGCCCCTATGAGCCTATAATAAAATGCTTTCAAAGTGTCATCAGACAGCTGTTAACAGAACCTGAACCCCTCTTGCAAAAATGGATAGAACGGGTAAAGGAGGCTGTTGGACCTAATGGTGCCGTAATAACAGACGTTATTCCCGAAGCAAAATTGCTTCTAGGGCAGCTTCCTCCTCGCGAGAATGTGCCAAGTTTGGAATCCTGGAATCGGTTTGAATGGGTATTTCGCAGGTTTGTTCAAGTTTTCACCAGCAGGGATTATCCGCTTGTTTTATTTTTAGATGATGTGCAGTGGGCAGATGAAGGTTCGCTTCGATTACTGCATGCCTTAATTGTTGACCCTGAAAGTCAGCACCTGCTCGTCATTGCCTCTTACCGGAATCAAGAGCGGAACGGGCGCCTGAATGTGCTTGAAAAGTGGCTGCAAGGCGAACATCCAGGTTATTCCGTCCGCCAGCTTTCGCTGATGCCGCTTGATCTCGTGCATATTCAAACGATGGTATCGGATTTGCTGCAGTGCGATCCTGATGAATGCTTTCAAGCCGCTCATACGCTGTACGTAAAATCCGTTGGCAATCCGTTTTACTTGAAGCAACTGCTGCAAGCGGCTTATGACGAGCAATGCCTTCAGCTCAGCCCGTTAAGCGGCTGTTGGGAATGGAACATGCAAGCTCTGAGTCAATTCCCTGAGATCGACGGCCAACTCGATTATCTCGTAGAACGTATTAACAAGATTCCTTTCCAAACTAGAGAATTGCTGAAGATTGGCGCTTGTCTGGGCAGCAAGTTCAACATTCGGATATTGCATGCTGTGAGCGGGCATATCGAAGATGAACTTGCCCCTATTTTATCGTTCGCCGTGCAGGAAGGACTTTTGAGCCTTATTGAGGAGCCAGGAGCTATCAGTCAATATCAATTTACGCATGACCGAATACAGCAGGCGGTTTATTCCCTATTGAACAGTCCACAACGGATGGAAATCCATCTCTTGGCCGGCCAGTTTTTACTTGAATTTGATATGTCAAAAGAAAAAGACCAGGCTTTGTTCGAGATCGTAAACCATTTTAATCAAGCATTGGATTTGCTATCCGCAGAGGATCGGGAAATGACGGCCCGGCTGAATGAGCAAGCGGGAAGGAAAGCGATGCAATCTTCCGCCTACTCGGCGGCTCTGCAACACTTCGAGACAGGGATTGCATGCCTTACTGACGATTTCTGGGAGCGTCATTTTGAATTCACGTTCCAGCTTTATTTAAAATGTGCCGAGTGCGATTATTTGTGTGCGCATTATGAACAGGCGGAGGCTAGGCTTAACGATATGCTGAAGCGGGCAAGAACGTGGACAGAGCGAGCGCAGGTGTACATTATAAAAATTGAACAATACAGCAATACAGGGAAATATTCGCAAGCTATCGAATTGGGACTGCAAGCCCTGAGGGAAGTCGGTATCCGCATATCGGAACGGCCGCATAAGCTCGTGATTGTTAAGGAAATGCTTTTGACGAAGCGATTGTTGGACAAAAGGATGAGCGAACTCCTTTCACTATCGGAGATTGACAACCTTCAAATCAAAGTCATGATGGAACTGTTAGTTTCTCTTGTAGCGCCGACCTTTTTTTCCAATCGGGAAGTGTTTGCCATCATTGCTTCGAAATTCATCAGGCTGGCTTACAAATACGGCTCCTCTCCCGTGGCGCCAAGCCTTTATACTTCTTATGGCATGCTGTTAGGCACCGTGCTTGGCGAGTACCAAATGGCCTATCAGTTGGGCAAAATTGCGCTCGATCTGGCTGAGCAATCCGCCATTGCTTCCGTTAGATGCAAAGTGCACGTGATGTTCTACGGTGTAATTTCCCCTTGGGTGCGGTACGATCGCGATGACGAAGCTAAGCTGGAGCAAGCTGCAAAGCTTGGTTTGGAAGCGGGCGATTACGTATACGCCAGTTATGCGGTCGGAAGTCTTATTAACTTGTCTTATGTCAGAAATTCCATGAATCAGATACTGCACGTCAACCGCAAAAATTTGCAGGTAATCGAGCATACCAAAGAAGACCTCGTTTTCAAAAATATATTAGTCTACATGGATATGGCGAAAAAGCTGCGCTCTCCTCATGAAGATGTTTTTTCGCTCACGGACGGCCGTACGAGCGAATCTGACTTTCTAGATGATGTGATGAAAGACGAGAGCAGAGCCGTCACGCTCTATCAAATCTACACGTACAAAGCGCAAATTTATTATTTATTCGAACGATATCGCGAAGCAGTCAGCTTTGCGGAACAAGCCAATCCATATGAACTTCTTTCTGTCCATGCCCCCCATTTATCAGAGCATCATTGGTATGAAGCGCTGTCGATCATAGCTGCCTGGGACGACCTGCCTGCCGGTGAAAAGGCCGCATGTTCCAAAAGACTGAAACGACGGTATCGCCAGTTCAAAGCCTGGGACCGGATGGCGCCGGAAAATTTCAGGCACAAGTTTTTGCTGCTTCAGGCGGAATTCGCCCGGTTCAAAGGTTCTGAGAAGGATATTATCGAGTTATACGATCGCTCCATCCTTTTTGCCCGCGAGCGGAACTACTTCCAATATCAAGCAGTAGCTTGCGAGCAGGCCGCAAAATATCATCTGCAAAAAGGCAGAGAGCGAGTGGCCATCGGATACCTCAAAGAAGCTTATGAAGCTTATGGATTATGGGGCGCGGAGTCCAAGCGGAGCAAAATGAAGAGGCAATATCCGAAGTGGCTGGATGAACCGCCATTTGGCCATCCACAGGAAGCTGCTCTAAAAACCGTAGACGCAAGCCTTGTCTCCCTGCAGACGGACAAATCGGAGGAAGTCCAGTTTGGTGCAGTAGAGATTGACTTCACTGCTATAGTCAAAGCTTCCACGTCCATATCGCAAGGCGTGGACTTGCAAAACATTTTGAAACAGCTCATGGCAATCATCCTAGAAACCTCCGAGACGGAAAAGGGATGCCTGGTCGTTAACAGGAATGGGGATCTGCGGGTGGAAACGGTGTTTGCCGCTAACGGCGAGTCAAGAAGCCAAAGCAAGTCATTGGTTGAAAGCGGCGAGGTGCCGGTGTCCTTCATTCAGTATACCTCCCGGTTGGAGAAACCCGTTCAGCTGATGGATGCCGCGCAGGACGATCTTTTCCGATCCGACCCTTACATAGCCCTGAATCGCTGCAAAACCGTTTGTTGTTTGCCGCTTTATTCACAGGAACAATTATCAGGTGTCTTGTATGTAGAAGATAATCGGGATCATCGCCTCTTTTCAGATGAGCGTCTCGAAACGCTCCGCATTCTGGCATCGCAAGCTCTTTTCATCTGGAAGCTTTCCGACTCGTTTGGCGATGCGTCCGTCTCGACAACCCAACGAGCTACAAATCCTGAAGAGCATGCCATGGATTCTTTGACCGACCGCGAGTTGGAAGTTTTGAATCTGATGGCATCCGGCATGACAAATAAAGAAATTGCCTTTCAACTAGGCGTGACGGCAGGAACGGTTAAAGTCCATATCCACAACATCTTCAGCAAATTAAATGTGAATCGCCGCACTAAAGCCATCGCGGAAGCTAAGAAGAAGAAGATATTGGAATAG